GGGATTCACCATAGCCCATCCGGTCATCCTGAAAAGTCACTTCCGCGCCTAGGAAGACAGAAATGGCGTCTTCAAAATCCAACCCTCGTTCAGTCAGGGTCTTTTCGCGTTTGGCCGGATCGTAGGTGATCTTCATCGTCTCTATTGTAGTAACGTTTATTCGGAGTTGCAACCATGAAATCCCTTGGTGGCATTCTGTTCCCGGATGGTCTGCAATGGACGAGGAAATCCGGGGACAGCATACGCATTCCCTTTATAGCCATAAGGAAATGTGTATAGTCTCCCAGAATTATCGTCGTATGGTATCCCCGGATTACCGTCAAGCCTCCTTATCCTCGACGAGTTGTGGTTTTTCACCCAATACTATGAAAGTCGCCATTGCAATCTGTTGACTTTCATAGTATTTTTTGGGGTGAGGAACGGTTACCATCTAACGTTTTCTGAGTCTGTCCCTTGCCTTTGTCTCATTATCGATGCACGTTTCCATGATGCTGTAACTGCCACCTACTGACCCGACTATTTTTTTGCAATATTCCTTGATATCAAAAGAAGGTTTGGAGATTGTTTCCGGTTGCCGAACTTGGTCACTATCCGCCCCATTGTCGATCAGGATCTTCATCACATTACGGCGATTTTTTAAGGAGGCTATCTCCAGTGCGGTCATGCCATTGGCATCTTTGGCGTTGACATCCGCCCCCTTGTTGATCAGAAGCTTCACGATTTCCAAATGCCCTTCGGAGGAGGCTTTCTTCAGCGCGGAATCGCCATCGTTATCTTTGACGTTGACATCCGCCCCCTTGTCGATTAGAACCTTCGCGATTTCCAGATGCCCTTCCGAGGAGGCTTTCTTCAACGCGGTATCGCCATCGTGATCCTTGGCGTTGACATCCGCTCCCTTGTCGAGCAGAACCTGCACGATTTCCAGATACCCTTCGGAGGAGGCTTTCTTCAACGCGGTATCGCCATCGTTATCTTTGGCGTTGACATCCGCTCCCTTGTCGAGCAAAACCTTCACGATTTCCAGATGCCCTTCGGAAGAGGCTTTCTTCAACGCGGTATCGCCATCGTGATCTTTGGCGTTGACATCCGCCCCCTTGTTGATCAGGGCTTGCACAGCAACCAGATCACCACGTTTTGCTGAGTCAATCAGATCGTGAGTCTGACCAGCCAGCACCACCCCTGCGGTGCAAAGCGTGGCACAAAAAAACAAGATATTGAATAGTTTTTTCAAGGAACTCTCCATTACTGTTTTATGTTAAGCAACACATAAAAGTTTTCCATGCTTTTCCGGAAACCCGGTTGACGAAATCCGTTAGGAAATCATAGAACACCATACGCATTTCCTTTGTCGCCATAAGGAAATGTGTATGGTGTCCCCGGATTCTTCTGCGGATTCTAGGAATTTAGTCGGGCGTCCTGGGAATCCCCCCCGGAGCGTCGCCTTCAAAAGCCGATTTTGGCTCTTGAAAGCGACGCGCACAGTTTGATGAGCGTGTCTAGCTCACGGGAGAGACATGCTTCTTTACTTGGGTTCGGTAATCGTATTCATCTGAAGAGTGACCGCGGTCTGCGCAAACAGCCGGCCTTCGACCGTAGCGCTAGTGTTAACTGCGATCATAGTTTTACCAAGGATGATACCCGCAAAATGCGAAGAAACTCCAAGGGTCGTCGCTCCGGCGACCGCAAAGAAGACGTTTTTGGCCTGAGCACCTCCTTCAAGTTTTATGCTTGAACCAACTGCGGTATTAAAGGTTTGCGCAATCTGGAAGATCCAAACATCGTTCGGGCCGCCTGTGAGCGTGAGATTGCCGGACAGCACAACTGGCGAACTCCATTTGTAGATGCCGGGAGCGAGGTTCCCGCTAAGCTCTCCGCCACCCAGTTCAGTGGCAGTTGGTGCCGTTCGTCCCGCAGCATCCGTGTAAGCCGCTTCCATGCTGCTCACCGCCGAGGTCAGAAGGCTGGGGTTGCTAATCGTACAGGGTAGAGGACCAGCCGCAGTGACGGTGTATACCTTCCCCTGCACTTCATCGCAGGTGAGAAGGAGAGCTGCACCGGTGATGGGGCTCGTTCCAACATCCCCAACAACAGAGGACCGAAAAACGTTGGTGATTCCAGATTTGCTAAGAATTGCGAAATTTCCAGCGGAACCCAGGTTTACGGGCGACGGACCTCCGGCGGAGGCAGCACTTGCACCCACGACCACATAACTAGCGAACATTGCTGCCAGCATCAATTTTTTGCT
The Magnetococcales bacterium genome window above contains:
- a CDS encoding BrnT family toxin; the protein is MKITYDPAKREKTLTERGLDFEDAISVFLGAEVTFQDDRMGYGESRFVTVGCFGERMTVMVWTPRDEGRRIISMRYANEREITRYQTRLG
- a CDS encoding ankyrin repeat domain-containing protein produces the protein MKKLFNILFFCATLCTAGVVLAGQTHDLIDSAKRGDLVAVQALINKGADVNAKDHDGDTALKKASSEGHLEIVKVLLDKGADVNAKDNDGDTALKKASSEGYLEIVQVLLDKGADVNAKDHDGDTALKKASSEGHLEIAKVLIDKGADVNVKDNDGDSALKKASSEGHLEIVKLLINKGADVNAKDANGMTALEIASLKNRRNVMKILIDNGADSDQVRQPETISKPSFDIKEYCKKIVGSVGGSYSIMETCIDNETKARDRLRKR
- a CDS encoding DUF3494 domain-containing protein, which gives rise to MKNSKKLMLAAMFASYVVVGASAASAGGPSPVNLGSAGNFAILSKSGITNVFRSSVVGDVGTSPITGAALLLTCDEVQGKVYTVTAAGPLPCTISNPSLLTSAVSSMEAAYTDAAGRTAPTATELGGGELSGNLAPGIYKWSSPVVLSGNLTLTGGPNDVWIFQIAQTFNTAVGSSIKLEGGAQAKNVFFAVAGATTLGVSSHFAGIILGKTMIAVNTSATVEGRLFAQTAVTLQMNTITEPK